In the Colius striatus isolate bColStr4 chromosome W, bColStr4.1.hap1, whole genome shotgun sequence genome, one interval contains:
- the LOC133628546 gene encoding histone deacetylase 5-like isoform X2 — protein MLLLERVEHRFKDGGVARYVRGGVDGHRAGLPGGTGTALTLTASPDICLSAPLWHHCCPPATMDSQSNAEGESGHEPSLELLSHVQLHANLPASGAEGMAEACRAAEACGECQGLGLDAAAWEQQLQQELLALKQQQQLQKQLLFAEFQQYHEHLTRQHEVQLQKHLKQQQEALPARQQQELEQQQQREQQETLEQQQHLEQLQALRTKDKSCETPCPTGAIASTEVKLKLQEFLLSKTKEPGTAPPNHSLPQHPKCWTHHTLLDQSSTPQTGSLETPPSYKLPLLGTYDSWDDFPLRKTASEPNLKVRSRLKQKVVERRSSPLLRRKDGTIISTFQKRAIKITAWAALGAVVSPPMTPTGPAVSSVCSSAPGSGPSSPNSSHCAIAENDFTGSIPNIHAELLPQHSALAPDGSSQLSLYTSPSLPNISLGLQVTVTNSHLNASPKLSPQSEAERPAVATLHPAAALTSKFLSTSSIPGCLLGVALDGDPPSDPVSLLQHILLLEQARQQNTLIAVPLHGQSPLVMGERVGSMRMESKLPQHQPLSRTQSSPLPQKPQALPHGALPHSTLQHHFLDKRKVQLGKVFPEASLQLYPGPALGILALPHMTLAHAQSSPASAGIEPPMPDGPPKHLFTTGVVYDTFMLKHQCTCGNTNIHPEHAGRIQSIWSRLQETGLLSKCERIRGRKATLEEIQTVHSEHHTLLYGTSPLNRQKLDSKKLLGPISQMYTVLPCGGIGVDSDTVWNEMHSSSAVRMAVGCLLELAFKVAAGEIKNGFAVIRPPGHHAEESTAMGFCFFNSVAISAKLLQQKLSVGRILIVDWDIHHGNGTQQAFYGDPDVLYISLHRYDDGNFFPGSGAPEEVGSGMGVGYNINIAWTGCVDPPIGDVEYLTAFRTVVMPVANEFSPDMVLVSAGFDAVEGHLSPLGGYSVTAKCFGHLTKHLMMLARGRVVLALEGGHDLTAICDASEACVSALLGLELEPLDPSLLQQKPNMNAVATLEKVIKIQSQRRSRWRLSLCCDPLALTARPTALSFSETRKETPRGEDRGKKNTKKTPNTKNYIKKNQTQPHNDNKNTHQHT, from the exons ATGTTGTTGTTGGAGCGGGTGGAGCACCGGTTCAAAGATGGAGGGGTTGCGAGATATGTGCGGGGTGGTGTGGACGGGCACCGCGCAG GGCTCCCAGGTGGCACAGGCACAGCCTTGACCCTGACAGCCTCTCCAGACATCTGCCTCTCTGCCCCCCTCTGGCATCACTGTTGCCCACCAGCCACCATGGACTCCCAGAGCAATGCAG AGGGGGAGTCTGGCCATGAGCCCTCGCTGGAGCTTCTGTCCCATGTCCAGCTCCACGCCAACCTCCCTGCCTCAG GGGCGGAGGGGATGGCAGAGGCATGCAGGGCAGCCGAGGCGTGTGGGGagtgccaggggctggggctggacgCAGCGGcgtgggagcagcagctgcagcaggagctgctggccctcaaacagcagcagcagctccagaagCAGCTGCTCTTCGCTGAGTTCCAGCAGTATCATGAGCACCTCACCCGCCAGCACGAGGTCCAGCTCCAGAAGCACCTCAAG cagcagcaggaagcccTGCCCGCCCGCcaacagcaggagctggagcagcaacagcagcgggagcagcaggagaccctggagcagcagcagcacctggagcagctccaggcccTGCGCACCAAGGACAAGAGCTGTGAGA ccccatgCCCTACAGGTGCCATCGCCAGCACAGAGGTGAAGCTGAAGCTGCAGGAGTTCCTGCTCAGCAAGACAAAGGAGCCAGGAACTGCCCCCCCCAACCattccctcccccagcaccccaaatGTTG gaCTCACCACACTTTGTTGGACCAGAGTTCCACCCCCCAAACTGGCAGCCTGGAGACACCCCCATCCTACAAACTCCCCCTCCTTGGTACCTATGACAGTTGGGATGATTTCCCGCTCCGCAAAACCG CCTCTGAACCCAACCTGAAAGTGCGCTCGCGGTTAAAACAGAAGGTGGTAGAGAGGAGGAGCAGTCCCCTGCTGCGGAGGAAGGATGGCACCATCATCAGCACCTTCCAGAAGCGCGCCATCAAGATCACGG cgtgggcagctctgggggcagTGGTGTCCCCCCCCATGACGCCCACCGGCCCCGCAGTGTCCTCAGTGTGCAGCAGTGCCCCGGGCTCCGGGCCCAGCTCCCCTAACAGCTCCCACTGTGCCATTGCTGAGAACGACTTCACCGGCTCCATCCCCAACATCCACGCTGAG ctcctgccccagcactcagccctcGCCCCGGATGGCTCCAGCCAGCTCAGCCTCTACACGTCCCCATCCCTGCCCAACatctccctggggctgcaggtcACCGtcaccaactcccacctcaat GCATCCCCCAAGCTGTCACCGCAGTCAGAGGCCGAGCGCCCGGCAGTGGCCACCCTGcaccctgcagctgccctcACCAGCAAGTTCCTGAGCACCTCATCCATCCCAGGCTGCCTGCTGGGGGTGGCCCTGGACGGAGACCCCCCCTCTGACCCCgtgtccctgctgcagcacatcCTGCTACTGGAGCAAGCGCGGCAGCAGAACACCCTCATTGCTG TGCCGCTGCATGGGCAGTCGCCGCTGGTGATGGGTGAGCGCGTGGGGAGCATGCGGATGGAGAGCAAACTGCCgcagcaccagcccctgagCCGCACGCAGTCATCACCGCTGCCCCAGAAACCCCAGGCCCTGCCTCACGGagccctgccccacagcaccctcCAGCACCACTTCCTTGACAAACGGAAGGTCCAACTGGGAAag GTGTTCCCTGAGGCATCGCTGCAGCTGTACCCCGGGCCTGCCCTGGGCATCCTGGCACTGCCCCACATGACTCTCGCCCATGCGCAGTCATCCCCTGCCAGCGCTGGCATCGAGCCCCCCATGCCTGACGGACCACCCAAGCACCTCTTCACCACAG GCGTGGTGTACGACACGTTCATGCTGAAGCACCAGTGCACCTGCGGCAACACCAACATCCACCCTGAGCATGCTGGGCGCATCCAGAGCATCTGGTCCCGCCTGCAGGAGACCGGCCTCCTCAGCAAGTGTGAG CGCATCCGGGGCAGGAAGGCAACACTGGAGGAGATCCAGACAGTGCACTCAGAGCATCACACGCTGCTCTATGGCACCAGCCCCCTCAACCGTCAGAAGCTTGACAGCAAGAAGCTCTTGG GTCCCATCAGCCAGATGTACACGGTGCTGCCTTGTGGGGGCATCGGG GTGGACAGTGACACAGTGTGGAACGAGATGCACTCATCCAGTGCTGTGCGCATGGCGGTGGGCTGCCTGCTGGAGCTTGCCTTCAAGGTGGCTGCTGGGGAGATCAAG AACGGCTTTGCTGTCATTCGCCCCCCGGGACACCACGCGGAGGAGTCCACAGCCAT GGGCTTCTGCTTCTTCAACTCAGTGGCCATCTCGGccaagctgctccagcagaagctcagTGTGGGCAGGATCCTCATCGTGGACTGG GACATCCATCATGGGAATGGAACCCAGCAAGCCTTCTATGGTGATCCCGATGTCCTCTACATCTCCCTCCACCGCTATGATGATGGCAACTTCTTTCCAGGCAGTGGGGCCCCTGAGGAG GTGGGCAGTGGCATGGGAGTGGGCTACAATATCAACATTGCCTGGACCGGTTGCGTTGACCCCCCCATTGGGGACGTGGAGTATCTCACTGCCTTCAG GACCGTGGTGATGCCCGTTGCGAACGAGTTCTCCCCAGACATGGTGCTGGTCTCGGCTGGCTTCGATGCCGTGGAGGGTCACCTCTCCCCTCTCGGGGGTTACTCTGTCACCGCCAAAT GTTTTGGCCATCTGACAAAGCATCTGATGATGCTGGCAAGGGGCCGGGTGGTGCTGGCGCTGGAGGGGGGCCACGACCTGACGGCCATCTGTGATGCCTCAGAGGCctgtgtctctgctctgcttgGCCTCGAG CTGGAGCCCCTGGACCCGTCTCTCCTGCAGCAGAAGCCAAACATGAATGCAGTGGCCACCCTGGAGAAGGTCATCAAGATCCAGA GCCAGCGGAGGAGCCGATGGAGGCTGAGCCTGTGCTGTGACCCTCTGGCCCTCACCGCGCGGCCCACAGCTTTATCTTTTtctgaaacaagaaaagaaacaccaagaggagaagacagaggaaaaaaaaacactaaaaaaaccccaaacacaaaaaactacattaaaaaaaaccaaacccaacctcATAAtgacaacaaaaacacacaccaACACACATAA
- the LOC133628546 gene encoding histone deacetylase 5-like isoform X9, whose translation MLLLERVEHRFKDGGVARYVRGGVDGHRAGLPGGTGTALTLTASPDICLSAPLWHHCCPPATMDSQSNAEGESGHEPSLELLSHVQLHANLPASGAEGMAEACRAAEACGECQGLGLDAAAWEQQLQQELLALKQQQQLQKQLLFAEFQQYHEHLTRQHEVQLQKHLKQQQEALPARQQQELEQQQQREQQETLEQQQHLEQLQALRTKDKSCESAIASTEVKLKLQEFLLSKTKEPGTAPPNHSLPQHPKCWTHHTLLDQSSTPQTGSLETPPSYKLPLLGTYDSWDDFPLRKTASEPNLKVRSRLKQKVVERRSSPLLRRKDGTIISTFQKRAIKITVSSVCSSAPGSGPSSPNSSHCAIAENDFTGSIPNIHAEQLLPQHSALAPDGSSQLSLYTSPSLPNISLGLQVTVTNSHLNASPKLSPQSEAERPAVATLHPAAALTSKFLSTSSIPGCLLGVALDGDPPSDPVSLLQHILLLEQARQQNTLIAVPLHGQSPLVMGERVGSMRMESKLPQHQPLSRTQSSPLPQKPQALPHGALPHSTLQHHFLDKRKVQLGKVFPEASLQLYPGPALGILALPHMTLAHAQSSPASAGIEPPMPDGPPKHLFTTGVVYDTFMLKHQCTCGNTNIHPEHAGRIQSIWSRLQETGLLSKCERIRGRKATLEEIQTVHSEHHTLLYGTSPLNRQKLDSKKLLGPISQMYTVLPCGGIGVDSDTVWNEMHSSSAVRMAVGCLLELAFKVAAGEIKNGFAVIRPPGHHAEESTAMGFCFFNSVAISAKLLQQKLSVGRILIVDWDIHHGNGTQQAFYGDPDVLYISLHRYDDGNFFPGSGAPEEVGSGMGVGYNINIAWTGCVDPPIGDVEYLTAFRTVVMPVANEFSPDMVLVSAGFDAVEGHLSPLGGYSVTAKCFGHLTKHLMMLARGRVVLALEGGHDLTAICDASEACVSALLGLELEPLDPSLLQQKPNMNAVATLEKVIKIQSQRRSRWRLSLCCDPLALTARPTALSFSETRKETPRGEDRGKKNTKKTPNTKNYIKKNQTQPHNDNKNTHQHT comes from the exons ATGTTGTTGTTGGAGCGGGTGGAGCACCGGTTCAAAGATGGAGGGGTTGCGAGATATGTGCGGGGTGGTGTGGACGGGCACCGCGCAG GGCTCCCAGGTGGCACAGGCACAGCCTTGACCCTGACAGCCTCTCCAGACATCTGCCTCTCTGCCCCCCTCTGGCATCACTGTTGCCCACCAGCCACCATGGACTCCCAGAGCAATGCAG AGGGGGAGTCTGGCCATGAGCCCTCGCTGGAGCTTCTGTCCCATGTCCAGCTCCACGCCAACCTCCCTGCCTCAG GGGCGGAGGGGATGGCAGAGGCATGCAGGGCAGCCGAGGCGTGTGGGGagtgccaggggctggggctggacgCAGCGGcgtgggagcagcagctgcagcaggagctgctggccctcaaacagcagcagcagctccagaagCAGCTGCTCTTCGCTGAGTTCCAGCAGTATCATGAGCACCTCACCCGCCAGCACGAGGTCCAGCTCCAGAAGCACCTCAAG cagcagcaggaagcccTGCCCGCCCGCcaacagcaggagctggagcagcaacagcagcgggagcagcaggagaccctggagcagcagcagcacctggagcagctccaggcccTGCGCACCAAGGACAAGAGCTGTGAGA GTGCCATCGCCAGCACAGAGGTGAAGCTGAAGCTGCAGGAGTTCCTGCTCAGCAAGACAAAGGAGCCAGGAACTGCCCCCCCCAACCattccctcccccagcaccccaaatGTTG gaCTCACCACACTTTGTTGGACCAGAGTTCCACCCCCCAAACTGGCAGCCTGGAGACACCCCCATCCTACAAACTCCCCCTCCTTGGTACCTATGACAGTTGGGATGATTTCCCGCTCCGCAAAACCG CCTCTGAACCCAACCTGAAAGTGCGCTCGCGGTTAAAACAGAAGGTGGTAGAGAGGAGGAGCAGTCCCCTGCTGCGGAGGAAGGATGGCACCATCATCAGCACCTTCCAGAAGCGCGCCATCAAGATCACGG TGTCCTCAGTGTGCAGCAGTGCCCCGGGCTCCGGGCCCAGCTCCCCTAACAGCTCCCACTGTGCCATTGCTGAGAACGACTTCACCGGCTCCATCCCCAACATCCACGCTGAG cagctcctgccccagcactcagccctcGCCCCGGATGGCTCCAGCCAGCTCAGCCTCTACACGTCCCCATCCCTGCCCAACatctccctggggctgcaggtcACCGtcaccaactcccacctcaat GCATCCCCCAAGCTGTCACCGCAGTCAGAGGCCGAGCGCCCGGCAGTGGCCACCCTGcaccctgcagctgccctcACCAGCAAGTTCCTGAGCACCTCATCCATCCCAGGCTGCCTGCTGGGGGTGGCCCTGGACGGAGACCCCCCCTCTGACCCCgtgtccctgctgcagcacatcCTGCTACTGGAGCAAGCGCGGCAGCAGAACACCCTCATTGCTG TGCCGCTGCATGGGCAGTCGCCGCTGGTGATGGGTGAGCGCGTGGGGAGCATGCGGATGGAGAGCAAACTGCCgcagcaccagcccctgagCCGCACGCAGTCATCACCGCTGCCCCAGAAACCCCAGGCCCTGCCTCACGGagccctgccccacagcaccctcCAGCACCACTTCCTTGACAAACGGAAGGTCCAACTGGGAAag GTGTTCCCTGAGGCATCGCTGCAGCTGTACCCCGGGCCTGCCCTGGGCATCCTGGCACTGCCCCACATGACTCTCGCCCATGCGCAGTCATCCCCTGCCAGCGCTGGCATCGAGCCCCCCATGCCTGACGGACCACCCAAGCACCTCTTCACCACAG GCGTGGTGTACGACACGTTCATGCTGAAGCACCAGTGCACCTGCGGCAACACCAACATCCACCCTGAGCATGCTGGGCGCATCCAGAGCATCTGGTCCCGCCTGCAGGAGACCGGCCTCCTCAGCAAGTGTGAG CGCATCCGGGGCAGGAAGGCAACACTGGAGGAGATCCAGACAGTGCACTCAGAGCATCACACGCTGCTCTATGGCACCAGCCCCCTCAACCGTCAGAAGCTTGACAGCAAGAAGCTCTTGG GTCCCATCAGCCAGATGTACACGGTGCTGCCTTGTGGGGGCATCGGG GTGGACAGTGACACAGTGTGGAACGAGATGCACTCATCCAGTGCTGTGCGCATGGCGGTGGGCTGCCTGCTGGAGCTTGCCTTCAAGGTGGCTGCTGGGGAGATCAAG AACGGCTTTGCTGTCATTCGCCCCCCGGGACACCACGCGGAGGAGTCCACAGCCAT GGGCTTCTGCTTCTTCAACTCAGTGGCCATCTCGGccaagctgctccagcagaagctcagTGTGGGCAGGATCCTCATCGTGGACTGG GACATCCATCATGGGAATGGAACCCAGCAAGCCTTCTATGGTGATCCCGATGTCCTCTACATCTCCCTCCACCGCTATGATGATGGCAACTTCTTTCCAGGCAGTGGGGCCCCTGAGGAG GTGGGCAGTGGCATGGGAGTGGGCTACAATATCAACATTGCCTGGACCGGTTGCGTTGACCCCCCCATTGGGGACGTGGAGTATCTCACTGCCTTCAG GACCGTGGTGATGCCCGTTGCGAACGAGTTCTCCCCAGACATGGTGCTGGTCTCGGCTGGCTTCGATGCCGTGGAGGGTCACCTCTCCCCTCTCGGGGGTTACTCTGTCACCGCCAAAT GTTTTGGCCATCTGACAAAGCATCTGATGATGCTGGCAAGGGGCCGGGTGGTGCTGGCGCTGGAGGGGGGCCACGACCTGACGGCCATCTGTGATGCCTCAGAGGCctgtgtctctgctctgcttgGCCTCGAG CTGGAGCCCCTGGACCCGTCTCTCCTGCAGCAGAAGCCAAACATGAATGCAGTGGCCACCCTGGAGAAGGTCATCAAGATCCAGA GCCAGCGGAGGAGCCGATGGAGGCTGAGCCTGTGCTGTGACCCTCTGGCCCTCACCGCGCGGCCCACAGCTTTATCTTTTtctgaaacaagaaaagaaacaccaagaggagaagacagaggaaaaaaaaacactaaaaaaaccccaaacacaaaaaactacattaaaaaaaaccaaacccaacctcATAAtgacaacaaaaacacacaccaACACACATAA
- the LOC133628546 gene encoding histone deacetylase 5-like isoform X4: protein MLLLERVEHRFKDGGVARYVRGGVDGHRAGLPGGTGTALTLTASPDICLSAPLWHHCCPPATMDSQSNAEGESGHEPSLELLSHVQLHANLPASGAEGMAEACRAAEACGECQGLGLDAAAWEQQLQQELLALKQQQQLQKQLLFAEFQQYHEHLTRQHEVQLQKHLKQQQEALPARQQQELEQQQQREQQETLEQQQHLEQLQALRTKDKSCESAIASTEVKLKLQEFLLSKTKEPGTAPPNHSLPQHPKCWTHHTLLDQSSTPQTGSLETPPSYKLPLLGTYDSWDDFPLRKTASEPNLKVRSRLKQKVVERRSSPLLRRKDGTIISTFQKRAIKITAWAALGAVVSPPMTPTGPAVSSVCSSAPGSGPSSPNSSHCAIAENDFTGSIPNIHAEQLLPQHSALAPDGSSQLSLYTSPSLPNISLGLQVTVTNSHLNASPKLSPQSEAERPAVATLHPAAALTSKFLSTSSIPGCLLGVALDGDPPSDPVSLLQHILLLEQARQQNTLIAVPLHGQSPLVMGERVGSMRMESKLPQHQPLSRTQSSPLPQKPQALPHGALPHSTLQHHFLDKRKVQLGKVFPEASLQLYPGPALGILALPHMTLAHAQSSPASAGIEPPMPDGPPKHLFTTGVVYDTFMLKHQCTCGNTNIHPEHAGRIQSIWSRLQETGLLSKCERIRGRKATLEEIQTVHSEHHTLLYGTSPLNRQKLDSKKLLGPISQMYTVLPCGGIGVDSDTVWNEMHSSSAVRMAVGCLLELAFKVAAGEIKNGFAVIRPPGHHAEESTAMGFCFFNSVAISAKLLQQKLSVGRILIVDWDIHHGNGTQQAFYGDPDVLYISLHRYDDGNFFPGSGAPEEVGSGMGVGYNINIAWTGCVDPPIGDVEYLTAFRTVVMPVANEFSPDMVLVSAGFDAVEGHLSPLGGYSVTAKCFGHLTKHLMMLARGRVVLALEGGHDLTAICDASEACVSALLGLELEPLDPSLLQQKPNMNAVATLEKVIKIQSQRRSRWRLSLCCDPLALTARPTALSFSETRKETPRGEDRGKKNTKKTPNTKNYIKKNQTQPHNDNKNTHQHT from the exons ATGTTGTTGTTGGAGCGGGTGGAGCACCGGTTCAAAGATGGAGGGGTTGCGAGATATGTGCGGGGTGGTGTGGACGGGCACCGCGCAG GGCTCCCAGGTGGCACAGGCACAGCCTTGACCCTGACAGCCTCTCCAGACATCTGCCTCTCTGCCCCCCTCTGGCATCACTGTTGCCCACCAGCCACCATGGACTCCCAGAGCAATGCAG AGGGGGAGTCTGGCCATGAGCCCTCGCTGGAGCTTCTGTCCCATGTCCAGCTCCACGCCAACCTCCCTGCCTCAG GGGCGGAGGGGATGGCAGAGGCATGCAGGGCAGCCGAGGCGTGTGGGGagtgccaggggctggggctggacgCAGCGGcgtgggagcagcagctgcagcaggagctgctggccctcaaacagcagcagcagctccagaagCAGCTGCTCTTCGCTGAGTTCCAGCAGTATCATGAGCACCTCACCCGCCAGCACGAGGTCCAGCTCCAGAAGCACCTCAAG cagcagcaggaagcccTGCCCGCCCGCcaacagcaggagctggagcagcaacagcagcgggagcagcaggagaccctggagcagcagcagcacctggagcagctccaggcccTGCGCACCAAGGACAAGAGCTGTGAGA GTGCCATCGCCAGCACAGAGGTGAAGCTGAAGCTGCAGGAGTTCCTGCTCAGCAAGACAAAGGAGCCAGGAACTGCCCCCCCCAACCattccctcccccagcaccccaaatGTTG gaCTCACCACACTTTGTTGGACCAGAGTTCCACCCCCCAAACTGGCAGCCTGGAGACACCCCCATCCTACAAACTCCCCCTCCTTGGTACCTATGACAGTTGGGATGATTTCCCGCTCCGCAAAACCG CCTCTGAACCCAACCTGAAAGTGCGCTCGCGGTTAAAACAGAAGGTGGTAGAGAGGAGGAGCAGTCCCCTGCTGCGGAGGAAGGATGGCACCATCATCAGCACCTTCCAGAAGCGCGCCATCAAGATCACGG cgtgggcagctctgggggcagTGGTGTCCCCCCCCATGACGCCCACCGGCCCCGCAGTGTCCTCAGTGTGCAGCAGTGCCCCGGGCTCCGGGCCCAGCTCCCCTAACAGCTCCCACTGTGCCATTGCTGAGAACGACTTCACCGGCTCCATCCCCAACATCCACGCTGAG cagctcctgccccagcactcagccctcGCCCCGGATGGCTCCAGCCAGCTCAGCCTCTACACGTCCCCATCCCTGCCCAACatctccctggggctgcaggtcACCGtcaccaactcccacctcaat GCATCCCCCAAGCTGTCACCGCAGTCAGAGGCCGAGCGCCCGGCAGTGGCCACCCTGcaccctgcagctgccctcACCAGCAAGTTCCTGAGCACCTCATCCATCCCAGGCTGCCTGCTGGGGGTGGCCCTGGACGGAGACCCCCCCTCTGACCCCgtgtccctgctgcagcacatcCTGCTACTGGAGCAAGCGCGGCAGCAGAACACCCTCATTGCTG TGCCGCTGCATGGGCAGTCGCCGCTGGTGATGGGTGAGCGCGTGGGGAGCATGCGGATGGAGAGCAAACTGCCgcagcaccagcccctgagCCGCACGCAGTCATCACCGCTGCCCCAGAAACCCCAGGCCCTGCCTCACGGagccctgccccacagcaccctcCAGCACCACTTCCTTGACAAACGGAAGGTCCAACTGGGAAag GTGTTCCCTGAGGCATCGCTGCAGCTGTACCCCGGGCCTGCCCTGGGCATCCTGGCACTGCCCCACATGACTCTCGCCCATGCGCAGTCATCCCCTGCCAGCGCTGGCATCGAGCCCCCCATGCCTGACGGACCACCCAAGCACCTCTTCACCACAG GCGTGGTGTACGACACGTTCATGCTGAAGCACCAGTGCACCTGCGGCAACACCAACATCCACCCTGAGCATGCTGGGCGCATCCAGAGCATCTGGTCCCGCCTGCAGGAGACCGGCCTCCTCAGCAAGTGTGAG CGCATCCGGGGCAGGAAGGCAACACTGGAGGAGATCCAGACAGTGCACTCAGAGCATCACACGCTGCTCTATGGCACCAGCCCCCTCAACCGTCAGAAGCTTGACAGCAAGAAGCTCTTGG GTCCCATCAGCCAGATGTACACGGTGCTGCCTTGTGGGGGCATCGGG GTGGACAGTGACACAGTGTGGAACGAGATGCACTCATCCAGTGCTGTGCGCATGGCGGTGGGCTGCCTGCTGGAGCTTGCCTTCAAGGTGGCTGCTGGGGAGATCAAG AACGGCTTTGCTGTCATTCGCCCCCCGGGACACCACGCGGAGGAGTCCACAGCCAT GGGCTTCTGCTTCTTCAACTCAGTGGCCATCTCGGccaagctgctccagcagaagctcagTGTGGGCAGGATCCTCATCGTGGACTGG GACATCCATCATGGGAATGGAACCCAGCAAGCCTTCTATGGTGATCCCGATGTCCTCTACATCTCCCTCCACCGCTATGATGATGGCAACTTCTTTCCAGGCAGTGGGGCCCCTGAGGAG GTGGGCAGTGGCATGGGAGTGGGCTACAATATCAACATTGCCTGGACCGGTTGCGTTGACCCCCCCATTGGGGACGTGGAGTATCTCACTGCCTTCAG GACCGTGGTGATGCCCGTTGCGAACGAGTTCTCCCCAGACATGGTGCTGGTCTCGGCTGGCTTCGATGCCGTGGAGGGTCACCTCTCCCCTCTCGGGGGTTACTCTGTCACCGCCAAAT GTTTTGGCCATCTGACAAAGCATCTGATGATGCTGGCAAGGGGCCGGGTGGTGCTGGCGCTGGAGGGGGGCCACGACCTGACGGCCATCTGTGATGCCTCAGAGGCctgtgtctctgctctgcttgGCCTCGAG CTGGAGCCCCTGGACCCGTCTCTCCTGCAGCAGAAGCCAAACATGAATGCAGTGGCCACCCTGGAGAAGGTCATCAAGATCCAGA GCCAGCGGAGGAGCCGATGGAGGCTGAGCCTGTGCTGTGACCCTCTGGCCCTCACCGCGCGGCCCACAGCTTTATCTTTTtctgaaacaagaaaagaaacaccaagaggagaagacagaggaaaaaaaaacactaaaaaaaccccaaacacaaaaaactacattaaaaaaaaccaaacccaacctcATAAtgacaacaaaaacacacaccaACACACATAA